TCACGACCCGACAAGAACATCAAAGCACTTCCCATATTGATGACAATACCTACCGCAGCCACGCCAATAATTGTACTACCTGATACTGGACTAGGTTGAGCAAAACGCTGTATGGCTTCCCAGGCAACTGCGCCAGAAGCTACAAGTACGAGGATAGCGTTTAATAGAGCAGCCAAAATAGAGGAGCGACGTAACCCGTAAGTGCGGCGTGGTGTTGGTTGGCGACGACCGAGGAAGCTTGCTCCCCAGGCGAGTAATAAACCTAGAACATCACTCAAATTGTGACCAGCATCGGCAAGTAGTGCGAGGGAATTGGCAGCTAACCCATAAACAACTTCAATTACAACAAATCCAGTGTTGAGAGCAACGCTAATAATAAAGGCACGGTTGTAATTAGTCGGTTCGTGGCTGTGTCCGTGACTGTGATTGTGAGACATGAATATTGCCCTTAAAGCGTTACCAACGGTGAGAGAACTTCTAGGTTTTGACAAGTGACAAACTTATTTTTAAGCATATCTTTGACCAAGGAAAAAAATTCGGTTATTGCGCTTTCACTATCAATAACTGTAATGACAAGTGGTAGCACAGAAGACTCAATAGATGGATCTAGCTCGTTCATAGTGCGAAAAATACCATGTTTGCCATATCCAGAAATTGCTCGCATCACCGTCATCCCTGTTATTCCCTGTTGTCGAGCGATTCCCAATAGAGTTTGGTGAAGTGGTTGGTGCTGCCAACTATCAGACTCACTGATATAGATTGTTAGCTGCTTCCATTTAATTGGTTCGTGATTGTACTGTTGAACCATAACTGTTATCCTGTCGCTACCACTTGCTATTAATTATCGTTTAAAGGTAAAGCGACCATTAAATTTTTCACCTTTGACATCCGTTTGAATCACAACTTTATACTCTCCCGTTGCAATTGCAGGTAGCTTTGCTGTGTATTGCTTTTCCTCGGTATTATAAGGAACTTGTAGAGTTTTTTTAGTGCCATCTGGTAGCTGAACTTGAGCCGTGAGCTTGGCATCAGTAATTGCTTGGTCTTGCTCGCCGTGTACGCTGATATCTAAATGAGTAGAATCTTTTTCTATATCTGATTTAAACTCTAAATGATATTTGCCCGAATTTACAACTTGACTGCTAGACTTCTCTCCGCTATTGGAGTGACCACCTTTTTCATCATGGCCATGACCGTCGTTTTCATTATGCACTTCCCCAGTTTTAGCAACGGGTTCAGTCTTAGTAGATGTTTCTGTAGCTGCTGTTTTAGCAACGGGTTCAGTTTTAGTAGCACTTTCCGAGTTAGCGGCTTGATTCCCACCACTACAAGCACCCAAAAAAATTAATCCGACACTGCTAACAATTACTAAACTGGTCTTCAGAAATTTCATGAATTCAAACTCCTTGATGTTTTGTGAATTAAAAACTAATGCAGCACGTTGTAAGTAAACCACCCATTTCAAATCAATGAAACCCTTGGGGTATAGGAATTCTAATTCCTAATTCCGTTAGCGTAGTGAGGCGTAGCCCATTTCAAATTCCGCCTTGTTGTGCTAGGCTCTGGCTTCTCCTGCAATTTCTGGCTGAATGATTGGTTCAGCCTTTCTTGGCACCACAAATCTACCAAACTGGACATACAAAGCCGGAAGCACTAACAAGGTTAAAGCGGTTGAGGTAAACAATCCACCTAACACTACAACAGCTAGTGGCTGGAGGATTTCTTTTCCGGCTCCACTACCAATTACCAAGGGTGCCATACCCAAAGCCGATGATAGCGCCGTCATTAAGATAGCAGCCAACCTTTCTACTGACCCTTCCATCAAAGCCTGTCGCAGAGGCTGTCCTTCTGCCATCCTAGAATTGTAGTTCTCAACAAGTAATAGTCCATTGCGTGTAGCAACGCCGAATAAGGTAATAAATCCTACCATTGAAGCTACAGAGAGAATACCACCAGTTAAAGCGATGGAAATGACTCCACCCACTAAGGCTAAGGGCAAGTTTATCAAGATCATGATGGTGGCAGGAATCGACTTGACAGCAAAGTAAATCAAGACTGCGATCGCCACAAATGCTAATCCCCCAGCCGAAAGTAAAGTTTTCGTCGCTCCCTCTTGCGCTTCAAATTGACCACCGTATTCAATAAAATATCCAGAGGGTAATTGCACCTGTTGCTTAACTCTGTCCCGAATATCCTTAATTACAGAACCTAAATCTCGTCCAGCCACATTGCTGGATACGACAATATAACGGGAGACGTTTTCGCGGTTGATGGTATTGGGGCCTGTACCATAGTTGATTTTTGCGACTTGGGCTAAGGGAATTTTTTGTCCGTTGGGTGTATCAACTAACAAATTACCGATAATTTCAATATTGTTACGGTATTTCTCTTGCAACCAAACCACCATATCAAAGGTTTGTTGTTGCTCCAATACTTGGGAAACGACTCGCCCATTCAGTGCAGTTTCTATTATCTCTGACAATTCGCCAATAGTTAAACCATAGCGGGCTGCTGCATTGCGGTCGAATTGAATTTGTACCTGTTTAATTGGTACTTGCGGTTCTAGTTGCAAATCTACTAGACCCGAAACACCGCCCATAGCTGATTGTACTTGTTGACCAAGGGTGCGGAGTTCTTCCAAATCGGGGCCAAAAATTTTCACAGCGATCGCACTCCGTACCCCAGAAAGCACTTCATCCATCCGGTGCGAAATAAACCCGCCGATATTGGGAACGACTCCGGGAATTTTATCAAATTCTTTACGAATCATTTCAATTGTTTTTTCTCGATCTTTTCCCCCCTCCTCGCTAAGTTGGACATCTATTTCCGCCCCGTTTACACCAGCCACCTCAGTATCCCCTACAGCCCGCCCAGAGCGCAATTGAGCCGTTTCAACCCCAGGATTTTTTTTCAGGGCTTCTTCGATCACTATGCCTACTTGATTAGTCGCATTCAGAGATTGACCAGGCATTAAAACTGCGGCGATTACCAAAGAGCGGTCTTGGAATTCTGGTAAAAAAACTTGCCCTAACGAGAGTAGAATCATCGTTGAAGCCACAAAAGCAGCGATCGCACCTGTCAAAATAATCTTGGGGCGACGAATAGAAAATTTCAAAAGTGGACGATACAAACGATGGGAAAATCGTTCAACCCAAGTTTCTGTACTTGGTAAACGCCGATTTACTAGCAAAAGGGCGCACAGTGCTGGAGTCAATGTCAGTGCTACTAAGGTAGAAGCGCCAATTGACAGCAAATAAGCTACAGCCATCGGTGTAAAAATCCGACCTTCTACACCAGAAAGAGCAAAAATTGGTGCAAAGACGACTGCAATAATGATTGTCGAGAACAGTACGCTTACCCGCACCTCCACTGAGCCATTAAAAACAACTTGCAGTGGTGGTACAGGATTGCCTGCTATTTGGTTTTCTCGCAAACGGCGGTAGACATTCTCCATATCGACAATTGCATCATCCACCACCGAACCAATCGCAACAACAAGTCCGCCCAAAGTCATTGTATTGATACCTTGTCCCGTCCAATTCAGGATCATCATTCCCAACAACAAAGACACGGGAATCGCACTCAAACTAATAATCACCGTGCGCCAGTTCATCAGAAATAAAATCAAGATGACACAAACGATGATTGTGCCATCGCGCAAAGCTTCTTCAACGTTTTTGAGCGAGGCTTCGATAAAATCTTCCTGACGGAAAGTAGTTGTAATTTTGACATCTTTGGGCAGACCGGCTTGAATTTCCTCCATTGCTTTTTCAGCTGCCTTCGTTACTTTTGGCGTATCTGCTGCTGGCTGTTTGTTGACTGTCAAAATTACCGCTTTTTTACCCGCAAAACTACCATCACCGCGTTTGAGTGCTGCACCAATTTGTACATCCGCCACTTGTTCCAACAGGATTGGCGTGCCATTTTTGGCTTTAATTACTGATTTCTTTAGCTGTTCAATAGATTCAATCCGTCCAACCCCTCGCACCAATGTCTCTTGGTCAGGAGTAATTAAAAATCCCCCTGGTGCATTGGCGTTGGATGCTTGTGCTGCTTTGGTGACATCATCAAGGGAAACATTAAACGCTTTCAATTTATCTGGGTTTACCAACACTTGATACTGACGCTCATCCCCACCAAATATGACGACATTACTTACGCCAGGGACAGCAAGCAGGCGGTTTTTCACTTGCCAGTTGACAATCCGCCAGACCTCCATCATCGGAGTGGTTTCAGAAGTAAAGGCATATTTGACAGTCCATCCCAAGGGTGAACTAACAGGCAGAACCTCTGGGTTTTCCACACCTTGCGGTAGTTGACTGCGTGCTTGTTGCAACCGTTCCGTTACCAATTGGCGGGCGCGATAAATTTCTGTATCCAAGCTAAAAGTCGCTCTCACAGATGAAAGACCGACAGCTGAGGCAGAACGCAATGTTTCTAGTCCAGGAGTGCCGTTAATCACACTTTCTATCGGTCGAGTAACTAGGGATTCAACCTCCTCTGGTGCAAGTCCTGGGGCTTCGGTCATAATTTCCACTTGCGGAGGAGCAAAGTTGGGAAATACATCCAGTGGCATTTGCGTCAGGACGAGAAAGCCCCAAACTGATATGAGGATAGAAGCAATAACCACTAGCCAGCGTTGAGCGATCGACCATTTAACAATAGAATTAAGCATTAGTGAGAAAGATAAAGTTTTACTGAGGATGAGTCAGCATTAACTTTCTCTAGGATGACAGACTAGAATGAAATTCAGGTGAAATTTGTACAAGGAAGAGTGTGAGCGATGAGATACGCTCCATCGTAGGCGCGATTCCTTTACTCCTTTTTTAAAATCCATAACTAATTATCATTGGGCTATTGAACATCAATGAGTTGCTGTAAATGAGTCAGCTAAACGTTAAAATAATGAGGCTATTTGTGTAATTCTCATATTTTTTGGATTAGGTTGAGCAGCAGAGGTAAGTAATGGCAAAAGCAAAACGTAGCGGGGGAAAAGGGTTTGGTAAACCACCTAAGCCACCATATCTCAATAGCTCATTAGATTTTGAAGAATTAGTTAATGGCAATCAAATTTTGTTAGTGAACATAATCACCGACGATACTAAAGGGATTGGAGATGCCTTTACATTTATAAAATATAACGATCTTGCTAAAGAGTCATCAGATTTTAGGTCAGCTATTGCCACCGCATTTGACTCCTCATTGATTAGACTGGCGAAGCGGCGACGAAATGAAGAGGGTAAGGGTTTACTAACTCTAACTCCAAAACATTATCGTCAAGAATGGGGACTTAGTGATAGCTCTGACGGTGAAATAGTTTTTAATTGGTGGACTTTACCAGAGTTGAAAGTTGCTCAAGAACGAAGCTACATATTTGGTGGAACGCGAATTCTTGCCAGATTAATAGAACCTCTAATTATGTATTCTCAAGAAAGGTTTCCGGTTATCTATCATGCTGTTCCATATACAAGTGGAAATGACCAAGTAAATTATGTGCATCTCATGTTTACTGTTTCACTCAATTCGAGCAAAGCACAGGAAATTCTTAGTATCAACATAATTGAACGTGAAACCACACCTTTAACAGAACTTTTACCTCCTAGTTCCTAAAAAGTCATTTAAAAACAAAAACACTATGTCTAAAATCCGCATTGGCAATACTGTAGTTAAAAGTAATGAAAAATTAAGACAAATACAATCACAAGTTTTTACTAGTTATGGCTATCAAAAAGTAAACGATTTTTTGCTCAATGATAGCAGAGATTTTAGAGTTGTATTTGATATGTTATGGGAAAAATATCAGAATCAGCCCCCAAAATTTTATGATTCTACTCTGATAAAGGTACTAGAGAAATCGAAATCATTTAAAAAGTTTATATTAGCTGTTAATATGCAAACAATTTCTCAGATGAAAATCCCTTTTGATAAATTTTATATACCGTGTTTAAAACAATGTTATCAAGATTATGAAACTCATAAAGAAACGGGTGCGAGGGGTTGGGTAGTCGGTGTTATTCCTTTTCTCGGTGCTACTTACCCTGAACATCGAAAATTTTTATCAAATTTGATTGACTCTTTAGATATTACAGAAAATATTAATTCAGGAAGAATTATCTATTTAGATAAGCATCTAGCTCTAACTTATAAACAAGATGATGCGAAAAACCAAGCATTAGGAGAACTGTTGTTTGCGGCAAGACATTCCGAAGATTTATGGTCTTTTAACCAAACAGATGTTTTTGTACCCGTAAGATCCTTTCGTCAAGCTAAAATTGCTTTAGCTAATTACCACGGTAAGCCCCGAAAAGGACAATTAGTAGGAAACGACTCTGCACGTTTTTCTAGATTTTTAGGCTTAGATATTAAAGATAATTATGCCTATATGTCTGGATATGAAGAATTAGTTAATTATAGAGGAAAAGGATTCCAAAAATGATAATCGGCGTTCTTGAATCAAGAGTCATGTAGGTAGAGTGGGTATCCTGAAGCCTGGAAATAAAACACGTTATCAGAGTACATCAAAATATTACAAACTAAAACCACCTAATTAATAAGTGTTGGGTTGAGCATAGCTCAACCCAAAATTCTATTTTAGAAAGTGAAAGTTGTTCTCAATGTACCAATCACAGCATCATTGTTATTGTTAGCAGATTGACCAGGATTAGTTAACCAAATTACACCAGGAGTAATAGAAATGTTGTCACTAATGCGATATCTATAAAAGCCTTCAATGTGATAGGGTTTATCTCCGTTGTTACTACCTAAATATGGTTGCGCTCCTGCAAAAATCCCTAAAAGATTGCCCTTCTTGCCAAAGTCGGGTAAAGCTACACCCAATCCATAGCTCCAAACTTCATCGTTATCGTTAGCTCCAAAGCCTGTAATATTACTGTGGAGTGCAAACCCACTAATTGACAGTTTATCGCTAGGTCTGAAAGCTGCTTCAAAGCCATAAGAATTACTTACAAATGGATTGCCACCACCGACAAAATTAGCTTGTGAAGTCCCAACTACAGCAGCACTTACCGAACCAGCATCAAATAAAGCACTATTTGCACCATGATAACCGTGAACGTAGGTTGCAGCCAAGGTCAGGCGATCGCCAACGTTAAGATTCAACTGTGCTAAAGCTGCATAGTTACCGTCTAATAAACCTGAGCCTGGACTGGGATTATTTGCTTCAGATCCTAAATAACCCAAAGTTAATGAAGGTTTGAAGTTACCACTACCAAATGGGACATTAACACCAATTCCTGCACCGCCACCGATGCGATAGATAGGACTTTCGGAAGCAAAGGTAGATAAAGCACCGTTACCACCATCAAAGTCTTCAAAATAAGGGTTAACGGTGGGAACATAATCGCTTTGAATACCTCCAGTAGCAGCTACATAAACTTGAGAGTTGCCAACAGGGAAGTAATACGCTAACCAATCTATAAAAGCACTATTATTACTACCAAGAAACAAGTTAAAAGTTTGAGTGCCTTCAGCAGTGCCATTGGGTAAAGATAATGGAGTAGCATTACCGGCTGCAATCCGAGTGTGCAGGGTATCTTTACCCGTAAAACTAGTTTGCAAGTCTAAACGCACCCGGTTTTGGAAAACGGTATTGTTATTATCATTGTTGCCAAAACTATCCGTAACCGCAAAAACCGCTTCACCTACTAGCTTTGTGGTGGTCGAAAACTGATTAGCTTCCAACTCAGCCGTGCGTGCTTCCAACGCATCTACTCGACCTCTGAGTGTTGCAAGTTCCGCAGAAAATTCTTCTTGTAAACGCTGTAGGGTAGCTAAATCCTCTTTCGTCACCAAATCAGTAGTTGCTGTAGCAATCAGTTCATTAACTCTATCCAAACAAGCATTCAAACCTGCCGCAAATTCATAACGAGTTAAGGCACGATTCCCCCGGTAAGTACCGTTGGGATAACCTGCAATACAACCATATCGCTCAACAAGAGATTGCAAGGCTTGAAAAGCCCAGTCTGTTGGTTGTACATCCGAAAATTGGGAAACTGATGTAACTTGAGATAGTGAAGTTTGATTATTGGCTTCAAGATTGTATTGGTTTATTTGTGAAAAAACGTTTTCGTCAGCGTTTGTTTGAGCAAGTAACGGCTGATGAGTTTGTGATGGCTGTTGTTGGCTGTCAGCAGCAATGGCACTAGCTGAGATAGCAAAAGTTACTCCCAAAAATGCTGGGCTGAATATCAGTGTTTTCCACAATAGATTCGACATATTATTTTTCCTCACACCCTCTTGTAATGATGACGTGAATGCTAATACCAAAACGTATTATTTGCTACTTTAACGCCATTTTAATTTTATAATCAATACCTTCACCAATTTGCAAAATATAGGGCTGAAAGCCAATAAAATCGTTACGAGATGAATAGGGTTTCAGGATTTTGGCACAGGTATTGATAATGTATCGTGTCAATCTAGCTTAGAAGTAAGTTATTTTGCTGATAAATTCTAATTTAGTTCACTAACTTAAAAATTTGTAACTATTTATCTGGGTTTACCAGCACTTGATACTGACGCTCATCCTCACCAAATATGGCAATATTACTTACACTAGGAACAGCCAACAGGTGGTTTCTCACTTGCCAGTTGACACTACAAGCTTTCAAAATTAAGGAGTATCAGTCAGCTAGATAGCTGCGTGAGTTAAACCCATATCTTCGTAGAAGCGTGAGAGCTTGTTTTTCCAGTTGTCGCACTCGTTCTCGACAAATACCTATCCGTTGACTAATCTGTACTAGGGTCAGTTCGCATCCACCTGCTAAACCAAAGCGCAAGATTAATACTTCCTTTTGCTGGGGAGTCAGCTTTGCTAATAGTTTGTGAACATCTTGATAGAGCAATTCTCGCTCCGTGTAGCGTTCGGGAGACATTCCATCATCCTTCAGCATATCCTGCAATTGAGTACCCTGCTCAGATCCAATTCCCATATCTAAGGAAACAGGTTGACGAGCAAACTGCAAACATTCTCGAATCTGTCTGGGTTCTAGATTAAGCGCTTGGGCAATTTCAGTCACGTCGGCAGTGTGACCAAGCTTTTGAGATAACTCTCGCTGAACACGTTTAATTTTGTTCAGCTTATCAGCCATGTGAATGGGTAAACGAATAGTGCGGGATTGTTGTGCGATCGCTCGTGTAATTCCCTGACGAATCCACCAGTAAGCATAAGTAGAAAACTTGTATCCAAGAGTTGGATCAAATTTCTCTACCCCTCGTTCTAGCCCCAATGCACCTTCTTGAATTAAGTCTAGAAACTCAATATTGCGTTTCTGGTATTTTTTAGCAATAGACACCACTAACCGCAGATTAGCCTGAATCATCTTCTGCTTGGCAATTTGTCCTTGACTTAGTTGTTGCAGCAGCATATCTTCTTCCAACTGCATCTTGTCAGCCCATTCTTGCCGAGTGGGTTCACGCTGTAATTTTTCAGATAGTTCTTCCTTCGCAGTTAGCATCACCATCATTTGCTGAACTTGTTTAGCAAAAAAAATTTCTTGCTCATGAGTTAAAAGAGGTATACGTCCAATTTTATGAAGATAGATACGGACTGCATCTGCTGTAGATGAAAATTCGTTATTCTTGCTCTTCACTTTAGTTGGTTGGGATGCTGAATTAGGCATGAATAGATTATCCTCCATTGAATAAATTTAAATGTTTATAAAATCATAAATAAACACAGATTAATCGAGATGATAAATTTCTACATTTTGGTAAATTCAGGTAATTTACTAATGAAATTTTCAGCGCAAATTCAAATCTCTGAATTGTTTTTATGGCAACTTTGGTTTTGTTTTTTTATTAATGCTATTTTTGTGATTAATTCTGCATCTAACAACTGAGTAAAATTTGTAAAATACTCAATTAATAGGCTCAAAACGTCCTAAAAAAGTAGGTCGGGGACGGGTAATGTCAACTTCCCACAAAGCCTTGACATTCGCTAACATTTCCCTCACTAAATCGGGAATCATTCCTCGTAATCCATAAATTTCTATATCTGGAGTTCCTAAACCAACTGTCTTTAGTCCTAATTGACGACAGGTGTAAACAGTGCGGGGAAGATGATAATTTTGAGTTATGACAACAGCTTTATGTACACCAAAAACCTTATGAGCGCGATAACAACTCTCATAAGTGCTGAAACCTGCATAGTCTAAGGTAATGTTCTTCATCGGTACACCCAATTCATGGGCATATTTTTGCATAGACCTGACTTCATTATAGGAAACTTTGCTGTTATCTCCTGTCATCAAAAGTTTACTAATCTTTCCCATTTTATAAAGTTTGACAGCAGCTTCTACACGGTCTGACAACATGGGTGTGGGATTACCATTGGGAAGAATTCCTGCACCGAATACTATTGCAACCTGTTCTTTTGGGACTGATTCTGGTTGAATGTAGCGGGAGCCATTCGTCATTAAACCTATATAAGTTGTTGCTATTAAAGGTTTTGCTAATACACTAATTACTAAACCTAACAAAATCCATCGCAGGTGATGGAACAACTTGAAATATTTTTTCCCTACAATTTTTTCAAAAAATCTCATATAAGTGATGTTTTACAGAGTATTTCTTTTGAGCAGCAACACACACTGTCGAAAGTTTATGTGTATCCTAAATTACTTCTTGTAGAGGAGTCTACTTTGATTTATAAACTTATTTGCGTAGGTAAGTTACAGGTGACAGGAAACAGGGAAAAAACGATGACAAGTATACTGATTTATTTTAAATCAAATACGAGTCTTATACTATCAGCCAGTAAAACAAATCACTGGCTGTACTTTAGCAAAATTACTGTCACATCTGTGCTTAACTTAGTGATGCTAATTAATTCTCCAACACCACCCCAGCTACCTTTCCATTTTCTACAACAACCGCACTTCTCTTAGGTAACAAATACTTACCAAACTTAGAATATAAAGCAGGTAAAACTAGCAAAGTTAACGCGGTAGAAGTAAATAAACCACCCAAAACCACTATCGAAAGTGGTTGTAAAACTTCCTTACCTGGACCCACTGCAATTACTAACGGTACTAATCCCAAAGCTGATGTAAAGGATGTCATCAAAATAGCATTGAGTCGTTCCATTGACCCGGTTATAATAATTTCTTGTAACGACATTCCGCTAGAAAATTTAGTAGTGTAATTGTCTACTAAAAGTAGTCCGTTGCGAGTAGCTACACCAAATAAAGTCACAAAACCTACCAAAGAAGCGACTGAAACAACGCCCCCTGTTAGTGCCACAGCAATTACACCTCCGACTAAAGCGATGGGCAAGTTAATCATAATCATTGCTGTAGAAGCAATGGATTTGACAGAAAGATACATTAATACCGTAATCACTACGAAGGAAATAGCACTGAAAATTAAAATATTTTGTGAGGCTCTTTCTTCGGCTTCAAATTGACCGCCATACTGAATAAAGTATCCAGAGGGCAATTGCACTTGTGCCTTGACTTTGTTTTTAATTTCATTGACTACTGATCGCAAATCTTTGCCTTTAGCATTAGCAGATACTACAATTAGACGGGAGACATTTTCCCTGTTAATAGTATTTGGTCCAGTGCCATAGACAACTTTAGCCACGTTAGCTAAAGGAATTTTATTTTCCCCTTCATTTCCACCTTGGGAAGAGGTATCAACTAACAAATTTTCAATCGTTTGTAAATTATTACGGTATTCTGGCTGTAACCAGACAATTAAATCAAAACTTTGTTGCTTATCCAAAACTTGCGATACTACTTTACCATTGAGCGCAGTTTCGACAAGTTCAGATAGTTGCCCAACTGTTAAACCATAACGTGATGCGGCAACACGGTCAAATTTTATTTGAATTTGTTCGATAGGAACTTGCGGTTCTAATTGTAAATCTACAAGCCCAGACACAGATGACATTGCACTTTCAACTTGTTGACCAATTTGGCGGAGTTCTTCTAAATCTGCTCCAAATATTTTCACAGCAATTTGACTTCTGACTCCAGATAATATTTCATCAATTCTGTGAGAAATAAATCCACCAATATTTGCAGCAGCACCAGGTACTTTATTAAATTCTTCCCGCAACCATTCTACTGTTTCTTTACGCTTTTCCATTCCTTTGTCACTCAGACCAATATCAAGATGACCAAGATTTACGGGTGCTGCATCTGGATCACTAGGGGCGCGTCCTGCCCGTAACTGCACATATTTTAACCTGGGATCATCTTTGAGTTTATTCTCCAGCACAAAGGCAGCACTGTTAGTAGCTTCTAAAGATGAACCTGGATAAAGAGCTAAAGTATTGACCAAAGTTGATTCTTGAAATTCTGGTAAAAAAGCCCGTCCCAAAGCTGGAAAAATCACCATTGCCGCTATCATCCCCGCCACAGCCACGGAGATAATGATCATGGGACTGTGGATAGCAAAATTTAAACAAGGATAATACAACCGCTTGAAAATTCGGGGTATTAATGGTTCCTTTAAGGGCATTTTTCCGTGTGGAAGTAAGATTGCACACAAAGCCGGACTCAATAGTAATGATTCTAAACTAGAAACCATAACCACCACTAAATAAGTCATTCCCATTGGTCCAAAAATTCGGCCTTCTACACCTGCGAGGGCAAATATTGGAGAAAAGACGACAATAGTAATTAAAGTTGCACCAAGGAGAGATTCTCGGACTTCTTGTCCCCCTTCAAAAATGACTTCTAGTACCGGACGCGGATTGGCAGAATGTTTATTTTGGCGGAGGTTGCGATAAGTATTTTCTGCATAGACAATGGCATCATCAATTGCTGTCCCAATGGCGATCGCTAATCCGCCTAAAGTCATAGTGTTTAGCCCCAAGCCTAGCCAGGATAATATTTGTAAGGAGAACACAAAAGTCAAAACAAAATCTAACAAGCAAAGTGATAGAGTCCGCCAATTCATCAAAAAGGGAATGAGGATAAGTGCGGCAATAATACTACCTTCCACCAAAGCTGATCTAACATTTTCTACTGAAGCATCAATATAATCAGCTTGACGGAAGGTTGCATTTACTTTAATTCCTTTCGGTAAACCTGCTTCTAGCTCAGATATTGCGGCTTCAATCGCACGGGTGACGGTGGGAGTATCAGCTAGAGGTTGCTTATTCACCATCACTACTACAGCATCTTTGCCATTTAAGCTGCCATCGCCTATCTTAATCGCACCGCCAATTTGAATTTCGGCAACATCTCCCAAGCGCACAGGCGTTCCTTGACGGGCAAAAATTACAGATTGTTTTAAATCATCCAAGGATTCAATTCGGCCAATTCCCCGAATCAGAGTTTGCTTGTCAGGGCTGATTAAAAAGCCACCAGGAGCATTGACATTTGCTCCCTGTACTGCCTCAGATACTTGCTGTAAGGATACATTAAAAGCTCTAAGTTTATTCGGATCTACTAATACTTGATACTGACGTACATCACCGCCATACACTAGCACTTGACTAACGCCAGGAACTGCTAAAAGGCGATTTGTAACTTGCCAATCAACGATTCGGCGTACTTCCATCAAGTCGATTTTGGATGTTGGGTTTTGGGTGGATGTTTCTCCTTTCTGCCCCTCCTCTTCCACTGTGAAAGCATATTTTAATAC
This sequence is a window from Anabaena cylindrica PCC 7122. Protein-coding genes within it:
- a CDS encoding SanA/YdcF family protein, whose protein sequence is MRFFEKIVGKKYFKLFHHLRWILLGLVISVLAKPLIATTYIGLMTNGSRYIQPESVPKEQVAIVFGAGILPNGNPTPMLSDRVEAAVKLYKMGKISKLLMTGDNSKVSYNEVRSMQKYAHELGVPMKNITLDYAGFSTYESCYRAHKVFGVHKAVVITQNYHLPRTVYTCRQLGLKTVGLGTPDIEIYGLRGMIPDLVREMLANVKALWEVDITRPRPTFLGRFEPIN
- a CDS encoding efflux RND transporter permease subunit — translated: MISTVAKWVISRRWLVVIAALISTIIILFNTIPQMPLDVFPNFAPPQVEIETEAPGLAPEEIESLVTLPIESSINGTPGISAVRSSSSAGLSVVRVVFGWGTDIYQARQLVQERLQQVVSKLPQGIETPKLAPISSPIGTVLKYAFTVEEEGQKGETSTQNPTSKIDLMEVRRIVDWQVTNRLLAVPGVSQVLVYGGDVRQYQVLVDPNKLRAFNVSLQQVSEAVQGANVNAPGGFLISPDKQTLIRGIGRIESLDDLKQSVIFARQGTPVRLGDVAEIQIGGAIKIGDGSLNGKDAVVVMVNKQPLADTPTVTRAIEAAISELEAGLPKGIKVNATFRQADYIDASVENVRSALVEGSIIAALILIPFLMNWRTLSLCLLDFVLTFVFSLQILSWLGLGLNTMTLGGLAIAIGTAIDDAIVYAENTYRNLRQNKHSANPRPVLEVIFEGGQEVRESLLGATLITIVVFSPIFALAGVEGRIFGPMGMTYLVVVMVSSLESLLLSPALCAILLPHGKMPLKEPLIPRIFKRLYYPCLNFAIHSPMIIISVAVAGMIAAMVIFPALGRAFLPEFQESTLVNTLALYPGSSLEATNSAAFVLENKLKDDPRLKYVQLRAGRAPSDPDAAPVNLGHLDIGLSDKGMEKRKETVEWLREEFNKVPGAAANIGGFISHRIDEILSGVRSQIAVKIFGADLEELRQIGQQVESAMSSVSGLVDLQLEPQVPIEQIQIKFDRVAASRYGLTVGQLSELVETALNGKVVSQVLDKQQSFDLIVWLQPEYRNNLQTIENLLVDTSSQGGNEGENKIPLANVAKVVYGTGPNTINRENVSRLIVVSANAKGKDLRSVVNEIKNKVKAQVQLPSGYFIQYGGQFEAEERASQNILIFSAISFVVITVLMYLSVKSIASTAMIMINLPIALVGGVIAVALTGGVVSVASLVGFVTLFGVATRNGLLLVDNYTTKFSSGMSLQEIIITGSMERLNAILMTSFTSALGLVPLVIAVGPGKEVLQPLSIVVLGGLFTSTALTLLVLPALYSKFGKYLLPKRSAVVVENGKVAGVVLEN